The Pseudophaeobacter arcticus DSM 23566 genome includes a region encoding these proteins:
- a CDS encoding prephenate dehydratase, translating into MTGKIAIQGELGSYSHEACRNARHAMEVLPCATFEDVIEAVRSGEAEQAMLPVENSTYGRVADSHRLLPHSGLHIIDEAFVRVHINLLVVPGAKLEDIREAKSHLVLLPQCGKFLRKNNIMGRVSPDNARAARDVAAAGDIHTAALASELAGEIYGLDVLEKKIEDRGDNTTRFLIMSRDPDTSRRGAHGMITSFVFQVRNIPAALYKAMGGFATNGINMTKLESYMVDGSFTATQFYADIEGHPDDANVQLAMDELAYFTTNVEILGVYPADNGRY; encoded by the coding sequence ATGACCGGAAAAATTGCCATTCAGGGGGAGCTCGGCTCTTATAGTCACGAGGCCTGTCGCAATGCGCGCCACGCGATGGAGGTGCTTCCCTGCGCCACATTCGAGGATGTGATCGAGGCGGTGCGCTCAGGCGAGGCAGAGCAGGCGATGCTGCCGGTTGAGAATTCCACCTACGGGCGGGTTGCCGACAGCCACCGGCTGCTGCCCCATAGCGGGCTGCATATCATCGACGAAGCCTTTGTGCGGGTGCATATCAATCTCTTGGTGGTGCCCGGTGCCAAACTGGAAGACATCCGCGAGGCAAAATCACATCTGGTCCTGCTGCCACAATGCGGAAAATTCCTGCGTAAAAACAACATCATGGGCCGGGTTAGCCCGGACAATGCCCGCGCCGCACGCGATGTCGCGGCAGCAGGCGACATCCATACGGCCGCCCTGGCCAGCGAATTGGCCGGCGAGATCTATGGGCTGGATGTGCTGGAGAAAAAGATTGAGGATCGCGGTGATAACACCACGCGTTTCCTGATCATGTCGCGCGACCCTGACACCAGCCGCCGCGGTGCCCATGGCATGATCACCAGTTTTGTCTTTCAGGTCCGCAATATTCCCGCCGCCCTGTACAAGGCCATGGGAGGCTTTGCCACCAATGGCATCAACATGACCAAGCTGGAGAGCTATATGGTCGATGGATCTTTCACCGCAACGCAGTTTTATGCGGATATCGAAGGCCATCCAGATGATGCAAACGTGCAACTGGCAATGGATGAACTGGCCTATTTCACCACCAATGTGGAAATTCTCGGCGTCTACCCTGCCGACAATGGCCGCTATTAG
- the trhA gene encoding PAQR family membrane homeostasis protein TrhA has translation MTAIPQATTYPSAIPAHRRADIAVHAIGLTLILAAGLALSIKASADLDFTLIAALGVYILCVLASNIASSLYHFGPWHHRRVLLRRIDHAAIYPSITGTFTPFFVQADTSWTWTLLYLCWGLTALAIWNKITNENVKSRWSTASYLGLGALGLGALPDLTMVPATSLWCILSGVTSFVIGTGFYARKTLPFRYAIWHMWVNIGGILMFTGIWIALF, from the coding sequence ATGACAGCTATACCGCAAGCCACAACCTACCCCAGCGCCATCCCTGCCCATCGCCGTGCCGATATCGCGGTGCATGCGATTGGTCTGACCCTGATCCTGGCGGCCGGCCTTGCGCTGTCTATCAAGGCCAGCGCCGATCTTGATTTTACGCTGATTGCCGCGCTTGGTGTCTATATCCTCTGCGTTCTGGCCTCCAATATCGCGTCAAGCCTGTACCACTTTGGCCCCTGGCACCACCGCCGTGTATTGCTGCGCCGCATTGACCATGCTGCAATCTATCCCAGCATAACCGGCACCTTTACGCCTTTTTTTGTCCAGGCTGACACCTCCTGGACCTGGACACTCTTGTACCTGTGCTGGGGGCTGACCGCCCTCGCAATCTGGAACAAGATTACCAATGAAAACGTAAAGTCCCGCTGGTCGACGGCCTCTTACCTGGGGCTTGGCGCGCTGGGGTTGGGCGCACTGCCGGATCTGACCATGGTGCCAGCCACCAGCCTGTGGTGCATCCTGTCTGGTGTCACCAGCTTTGTGATCGGCACCGGGTTCTACGCCCGCAAGACCCTGCCGTTTCGCTATGCGATCTGGCACATGTGGGTCAATATTGGCGGCATTCTGATGTTTACCGGCATCTGGATCGCCCTGTTCTGA
- a CDS encoding TRAP transporter small permease: MRQLIITTSNRLHYLMRRVAVFAVCLMFVTVVVQIIARYVFASPPVWTEDVARYAMVWTGLLGATLSFKTRSDAVLMHSVFPQPPHFLATFAKAVESAAVLIFILPVVYFCFIGLRGGFAKGYLARQSGLTADTLGIPMVWISISVPIAMIIILLHLAARWAGDEPAEAPASQLD; this comes from the coding sequence ATGCGCCAGCTCATCATCACCACCAGTAACCGTTTGCATTATCTCATGCGCCGCGTTGCCGTTTTTGCGGTTTGTCTGATGTTCGTGACGGTGGTTGTTCAGATCATTGCGCGATATGTCTTTGCCTCGCCACCTGTCTGGACCGAAGATGTTGCCCGCTATGCGATGGTGTGGACCGGATTGCTGGGGGCGACGCTGTCGTTCAAGACCCGCTCAGATGCGGTGTTGATGCACAGCGTGTTCCCGCAGCCCCCTCATTTTCTGGCGACCTTTGCCAAAGCGGTCGAAAGCGCTGCGGTGCTCATCTTTATTCTGCCGGTTGTCTATTTCTGTTTCATTGGCCTGCGCGGCGGTTTTGCCAAAGGCTATCTTGCCCGCCAATCGGGCCTGACTGCCGATACCCTTGGCATTCCGATGGTTTGGATTTCGATCTCTGTACCCATTGCCATGATCATCATCCTGCTGCACCTGGCCGCCAGATGGGCCGGCGATGAGCCTGCCGAGGCCCCCGCATCACAGCTGGATTAA
- a CDS encoding TRAP transporter substrate-binding protein, which yields MKLKALTFAALLAMGTSASAEVKIALDSKPDLETSGSYNWAFAFGNALKDAGMEVREMPRGSVGNEAEKFDQVSTGLLEISLSDVRAVAQVDPFIYGIRLPYIFSDIAHMDRTLAAGDVYNRINENLAEQDAILLALAPLGPASGVITTTQAVRSPADMASLRMRALDDAQIAMYQAWGSSGTIVPWGEVPAGLQTGVIDGYLNSPFVPVMFGQTDFVKNFATADVIWPLRAVIASKDWYDGLSEADRASVDAAVVTADAAARDWLAAASVNGLLALEEKGVTVQRLTPEERAVFREASLPVYDSDLMSAEDTALWKKLSDENR from the coding sequence ATGAAACTTAAGGCACTTACATTCGCGGCATTGCTCGCGATGGGTACATCTGCGTCAGCAGAGGTCAAAATTGCACTGGACAGCAAGCCGGATCTGGAAACATCAGGATCCTACAACTGGGCATTTGCCTTTGGCAACGCGTTGAAAGACGCAGGCATGGAGGTGCGTGAAATGCCACGTGGCTCGGTTGGAAATGAGGCCGAGAAATTCGATCAGGTCTCGACTGGCTTGCTTGAAATTTCGCTTTCAGATGTCCGCGCCGTCGCCCAGGTGGATCCCTTTATCTACGGGATCCGCCTGCCATATATCTTTAGCGATATCGCGCATATGGACCGCACCCTGGCTGCGGGCGATGTCTACAACCGCATCAATGAAAACCTGGCAGAACAAGACGCGATCTTGTTGGCTTTGGCACCGCTTGGCCCCGCGTCAGGCGTGATTACCACAACACAGGCCGTCCGCTCTCCGGCGGATATGGCGTCTTTGCGGATGCGTGCCTTGGATGACGCGCAGATTGCCATGTATCAGGCCTGGGGATCCAGCGGCACGATTGTGCCCTGGGGGGAAGTCCCGGCAGGCCTGCAAACAGGTGTCATCGACGGCTACCTGAACTCGCCTTTTGTGCCTGTGATGTTTGGCCAGACCGATTTTGTGAAGAATTTTGCCACTGCGGATGTGATCTGGCCACTGCGGGCGGTTATCGCCTCCAAGGACTGGTACGATGGCCTGTCAGAGGCAGATCGTGCAAGCGTTGACGCTGCAGTTGTTACTGCAGACGCTGCGGCACGCGACTGGCTGGCGGCTGCTTCGGTCAACGGGCTGCTGGCGCTGGAGGAAAAGGGCGTGACAGTGCAGCGCCTTACGCCAGAAGAGCGTGCCGTGTTTCGTGAAGCCTCTCTGCCGGTCTACGATTCAGACCTGATGTCTGCAGAGGACACCGCGCTGTGGAAGAAACTGTCTGACGAGAACCGTTAA
- a CDS encoding TRAP transporter large permease has protein sequence MYFIPVIFVLLLISGTAFAYLMGAVSVLTFVAVDKSQFLSILPQRIFAQLDVFAFMAMPLFILTAEIMSRAGVTRSLIDFAMSIVGRFRGGLGHVNILTSVFFAGISGSAIADSAALSRTFVPEMKARGYDPYYAGAITAASSMIGPIIPPSIIMIIYGGLTGASVAALFIAGVVPGLLLAAALMALNAVIAAVKGHPGGTSDGLPSFLPSLVNAAPALCLPVVILGSLVFGLATPTEGSAIAVLVALMAGQYYKGLNWKMIFDAVEATAKMTGTIFIILAAISVLGYLAGQLGWSQALATWVDSFGLTGPKYLFFLVGVFLVAGMFMDTPVALTLLIPLFAPQAMEQGISPIHLGIVLCFNLCVGLITPPLGKCLVVVSALTNLNYWKLAYAVLPFIFVQVLLLLALVYWPAICLTLPRLFGFSVN, from the coding sequence ATGTATTTCATTCCGGTTATCTTTGTTCTCCTGCTGATCAGCGGCACGGCCTTTGCCTATCTCATGGGGGCAGTCTCGGTGCTGACCTTTGTTGCCGTCGACAAGAGCCAGTTCCTGTCGATCCTGCCGCAGCGTATCTTTGCCCAGCTCGACGTCTTTGCCTTTATGGCGATGCCACTATTCATTCTGACCGCCGAGATCATGAGCCGCGCCGGCGTCACCCGGAGCCTGATTGATTTTGCCATGTCCATTGTTGGTCGCTTTCGCGGTGGCCTGGGGCATGTGAATATCCTGACCAGCGTGTTTTTTGCAGGTATCTCGGGCTCGGCTATCGCTGACAGTGCGGCCTTGTCGCGCACCTTCGTGCCGGAAATGAAGGCGCGCGGTTATGACCCCTATTACGCCGGGGCGATCACGGCGGCGTCTTCGATGATCGGCCCGATCATTCCACCCTCTATCATCATGATCATCTATGGCGGGTTGACCGGCGCGTCGGTTGCTGCCCTGTTCATTGCGGGTGTTGTTCCGGGCCTGCTGCTTGCTGCGGCACTGATGGCGCTGAATGCGGTTATTGCCGCCGTCAAAGGACATCCCGGTGGAACCTCTGACGGGCTGCCGTCTTTCCTGCCCAGTCTGGTGAACGCGGCGCCGGCCCTGTGCCTGCCCGTGGTGATTCTCGGATCACTGGTCTTTGGGCTGGCAACTCCGACCGAGGGCTCGGCCATCGCGGTGCTGGTGGCGCTGATGGCGGGGCAATACTACAAAGGTCTCAACTGGAAAATGATCTTTGACGCGGTTGAGGCCACAGCAAAGATGACGGGCACGATCTTTATCATTCTCGCAGCAATTTCGGTGCTGGGCTACCTGGCGGGCCAGCTGGGCTGGTCACAGGCTCTTGCGACATGGGTCGACTCCTTCGGGTTGACGGGGCCGAAATACCTGTTTTTCCTTGTGGGCGTTTTTCTGGTCGCTGGCATGTTCATGGATACCCCCGTGGCCCTGACCCTGCTTATTCCGCTGTTTGCACCACAAGCGATGGAGCAGGGCATCAGCCCGATCCACCTTGGCATCGTGCTGTGTTTCAACCTCTGTGTTGGGCTGATTACACCGCCATTGGGCAAATGCCTTGTCGTGGTCTCGGCGCTGACAAACCTCAATTATTGGAAGCTGGCCTATGCCGTGCTGCCCTTCATTTTTGTTCAGGTGCTGTTGCTGCTGGCGCTCGTCTATTGGCCTGCAATCTGTCTCACGTTGCCACGCCTGTTCGGATTTTCCGTGAACTAA
- a CDS encoding amidase, which produces MSGAALMALSARQVLERFAACSLTPSEYLTACLERISQVNPKLNALTAIDAEAAIKEAAQATDRWQAGAPRGPLDGLPIGVKDLQDTKGLLTTHGSPRMRAYFPSQDLPMVARLRGAGAIVLAKTNVPECGAGGNSRNPVWGATANPFDADLIAGGSSGGSAAALAAELLPMCTGSDTGGSLRLPAALCGIVGFRPSVDVIAHPTRPLGWSGISVLGPMTRTVDDLALMLSLAQGFDLDDPLSARAPQDRFATLPRQELSPLRVGFSEDFGGAPVDPDIRETFRNRIQKITPHVAECRPVDLNLGEMDRCFDILRAESFLSAFGEGVKSEPENFGADIQANVDLGRSMSLADRAWAHAEQTRILRRFNALMQEFDVILLPTAPVSPFPWTQGHATEIEERSMDIYYRWLALTYRGSLSGGPSITLPCGRDSRGMPFGLQMLGAVRGDEAMLAAAKSLETLFSQDPDMARPRPDMASLAPSATDLRSIVTHPPILHSPARSEPTPIETAV; this is translated from the coding sequence ATGAGCGGGGCAGCCTTGATGGCCCTTTCGGCGCGTCAGGTTCTGGAGCGGTTTGCGGCATGTAGCCTGACCCCAAGCGAATACCTGACGGCCTGCCTGGAGCGCATTTCACAGGTCAACCCCAAGCTGAACGCCCTGACCGCGATCGACGCTGAAGCGGCGATCAAAGAGGCGGCGCAGGCAACCGACAGATGGCAGGCAGGAGCGCCCAGGGGGCCACTTGATGGCTTGCCGATTGGCGTAAAAGATCTTCAAGATACCAAAGGCTTGCTCACGACCCATGGCAGCCCACGCATGCGCGCATATTTCCCCAGCCAAGATCTGCCCATGGTCGCGCGTCTGCGGGGCGCCGGGGCGATTGTGCTGGCCAAGACCAATGTGCCCGAGTGCGGCGCCGGTGGGAACAGCCGAAACCCGGTTTGGGGGGCCACAGCCAACCCCTTTGACGCTGACCTGATCGCGGGCGGCTCTTCTGGTGGGTCTGCGGCGGCGCTGGCGGCAGAGCTTTTGCCAATGTGCACCGGGTCCGACACGGGGGGGTCGCTTCGATTGCCAGCGGCACTTTGTGGTATCGTCGGATTTCGCCCCTCTGTTGACGTGATCGCCCATCCAACCCGGCCCCTGGGATGGTCAGGCATTTCGGTGCTTGGGCCGATGACCCGGACGGTGGATGACCTGGCCTTGATGCTGAGCCTGGCACAGGGGTTTGACCTTGATGATCCACTGTCGGCACGGGCGCCGCAGGATCGGTTTGCGACCCTGCCACGCCAGGAACTCAGCCCCCTGCGTGTGGGATTCAGCGAGGATTTTGGTGGCGCGCCGGTAGATCCGGATATTCGCGAGACCTTCCGCAATCGTATTCAGAAAATCACCCCCCATGTCGCAGAGTGCCGCCCCGTTGATCTGAACCTCGGCGAGATGGACCGGTGCTTTGACATCCTGCGGGCCGAAAGTTTCCTGTCGGCCTTTGGCGAAGGGGTCAAATCCGAGCCCGAAAACTTTGGCGCCGACATCCAGGCGAATGTGGACCTGGGGCGGTCGATGTCGCTGGCGGACCGGGCCTGGGCCCATGCCGAGCAGACGCGCATCCTGCGCCGGTTCAATGCCTTGATGCAGGAATTTGACGTCATCTTGCTGCCGACCGCGCCGGTGTCGCCGTTCCCCTGGACCCAGGGGCATGCGACAGAGATCGAGGAACGGAGCATGGATATCTATTATCGCTGGCTTGCCCTCACCTATCGCGGCTCGCTGTCTGGTGGCCCGTCAATCACGCTCCCCTGCGGTCGCGACTCCCGTGGCATGCCCTTTGGGCTGCAGATGCTGGGCGCGGTGCGCGGCGACGAAGCGATGCTGGCGGCAGCCAAATCGCTGGAAACGCTTTTCTCCCAGGACCCGGACATGGCGCGGCCGCGCCCCGATATGGCAAGCCTTGCGCCTTCGGCGACCGACCTGCGTTCCATTGTGACGCATCCGCCGATCCTGCACAGTCCTGCCCGGTCTGAGCCGACCCCCATCGAAACGGCGGTATAG
- a CDS encoding LysR family transcriptional regulator, whose amino-acid sequence MSNSDFQKAITLRHLRVIAALSDLKLVARVSEELNVTQPAVSKQIAELEKIVGVPIVTRDRNRLFLTPVGHRLVSHAKQALNQLDRAAFDIEAMASGISGAVSVGVVSSVAPTLLPSAIALFKSSTPQASIVVKEGHFVELLPGLQGGALDLLIARIWQPQELTGIDQLRLFEEPVVVVAGRNHQLTRKSELEWSDVVDFPWIMPHANSVARGAVDALFAANGLAPPANTIASLSLTLNLALLEAIPALGLMPQRLAQSHAARGDIVTLPLDTRGFLSEVRCFWRKDQVETNHALSFFQKCLQKTTEDLETIPFG is encoded by the coding sequence ATTTCAAACAGTGATTTCCAGAAGGCCATAACGCTTCGCCACCTGCGTGTCATTGCCGCCCTGTCCGACCTGAAACTGGTGGCGCGGGTGTCGGAGGAGCTGAACGTCACGCAGCCCGCAGTCTCCAAGCAGATTGCGGAGCTGGAAAAGATCGTTGGCGTTCCGATTGTGACCCGCGACCGGAACCGTCTGTTCTTGACGCCGGTTGGTCATCGTCTGGTAAGCCATGCCAAGCAGGCGCTCAATCAGCTTGATCGGGCGGCCTTTGATATTGAGGCAATGGCCAGCGGGATTTCAGGCGCGGTTTCGGTTGGCGTCGTCAGCTCGGTTGCGCCCACCCTGTTGCCCAGTGCCATCGCGCTATTCAAAAGCAGCACACCGCAGGCCAGCATCGTGGTCAAGGAGGGGCATTTTGTCGAGCTGCTTCCGGGATTGCAGGGCGGCGCACTGGATTTGCTGATCGCCCGGATATGGCAGCCGCAGGAATTGACCGGCATTGACCAGCTCAGGCTTTTTGAAGAACCCGTTGTCGTTGTTGCGGGCCGTAATCACCAGCTCACCAGAAAGTCTGAGCTTGAGTGGTCCGATGTGGTTGATTTCCCCTGGATTATGCCTCACGCAAATTCGGTTGCCCGGGGGGCCGTCGATGCGCTTTTTGCGGCAAACGGGCTGGCACCACCAGCCAATACAATTGCCTCCCTGTCTTTGACGCTGAATCTGGCACTGTTGGAAGCCATCCCCGCATTGGGGCTGATGCCGCAGCGTCTTGCCCAGTCCCATGCGGCACGCGGAGATATTGTCACGCTGCCGCTGGACACCCGCGGCTTTCTGTCCGAGGTCCGGTGCTTTTGGCGCAAGGATCAGGTCGAAACCAACCATGCCTTGTCATTCTTCCAGAAATGTCTGCAAAAAACGACGGAGGACTTGGAGACCATTCCTTTTGGTTAA
- a CDS encoding MarR family winged helix-turn-helix transcriptional regulator yields the protein MTTLSAQTTRAWISLLSVSQTLLQGIEIELKERGLPKLSWYDALLEIEKAGAEGIRPYELKERLLLPQYGTSRLLDRLTKAGLITREDVAGDGRGQIIRLTSKGLETRRAIWPIYAEMLVKSVQQSLSEPELNELVRLLGKLANTKK from the coding sequence ATGACCACACTCAGCGCACAAACAACCCGGGCATGGATATCCCTTCTCTCTGTCAGCCAAACGCTGCTTCAAGGGATTGAAATCGAGTTGAAAGAACGCGGCCTGCCAAAACTGAGCTGGTATGATGCTTTGTTGGAGATTGAAAAAGCCGGGGCCGAAGGCATACGCCCTTACGAGCTGAAAGAGCGGCTATTGCTCCCTCAATATGGAACCTCGCGTCTGTTGGATAGACTCACGAAGGCAGGTCTCATCACGCGTGAGGATGTAGCTGGCGATGGTAGAGGGCAGATCATCAGGCTCACCTCGAAAGGACTGGAAACCCGCAGAGCAATTTGGCCGATCTATGCAGAGATGTTGGTCAAATCGGTTCAGCAATCGCTCAGCGAACCCGAACTCAATGAACTGGTGCGCCTTCTGGGAAAGCTCGCAAATACCAAGAAGTGA
- a CDS encoding glutathione S-transferase family protein, with protein sequence MTLHLISHSLCPYVQRAAISMLEKGVSFERTDIDLSNKPDWFLTISPLGKTPVLTDRQEAIFESSAILEYLEDTRPSPLHPSAAITRAQHRGWIEFGSATLNDIAGLYNAQTADTFNKKLQTLEAKFTQLERQLGQGPYFAGSEFTLVDAVFAPVFRYFDSFDEIGDFDILTDKEKVLAWREVLAARPSVKQAVSENYPSLLRAFLLNRNSHLSRLMTRQIGGD encoded by the coding sequence ATGACCCTGCATCTGATAAGCCATTCACTTTGCCCATATGTTCAGCGAGCCGCGATCTCGATGTTGGAAAAAGGCGTTTCTTTTGAACGCACTGATATCGACCTTTCAAACAAGCCTGACTGGTTTCTAACCATTTCGCCGCTGGGAAAGACGCCGGTTTTGACCGACAGGCAAGAAGCGATATTCGAATCCTCTGCGATCTTGGAGTACCTGGAAGATACCCGGCCGTCGCCTCTCCACCCTTCGGCTGCGATAACGCGCGCACAGCACCGTGGTTGGATCGAGTTCGGGTCGGCCACCCTCAACGACATAGCGGGACTTTATAACGCCCAGACTGCCGACACGTTCAATAAGAAACTCCAAACACTGGAGGCAAAATTCACACAACTTGAGCGACAACTGGGACAAGGCCCGTATTTCGCAGGGAGTGAGTTCACTCTTGTTGATGCCGTCTTTGCACCGGTCTTTCGGTACTTCGACTCGTTCGATGAAATCGGCGATTTCGACATCCTGACTGACAAAGAAAAGGTTCTGGCGTGGCGCGAAGTTTTGGCTGCACGACCATCGGTCAAACAGGCGGTATCTGAAAATTATCCAAGTCTTCTGAGGGCTTTTTTGCTCAACCGAAACTCCCACCTGTCTCGGCTCATGACGCGCCAAATCGGTGGAGACTAG
- a CDS encoding DUF1636 family protein, which translates to MTNHSDHSILICTTCKGAGAARKLRAALAEHVSKRFVLRAVDCMAGCERPITVGLQGPGKTQYLFGEIEAQADIEAIACFAQQFLASDTGWSTASERPKRLYDKTLARLPAYRTEAKT; encoded by the coding sequence ATGACCAACCACAGTGATCATTCCATATTGATTTGCACCACCTGCAAAGGGGCAGGCGCCGCGCGCAAACTACGGGCAGCACTGGCGGAACATGTGTCAAAGCGGTTCGTTTTACGGGCCGTAGACTGCATGGCGGGCTGCGAACGCCCGATAACGGTCGGATTGCAGGGTCCGGGCAAGACACAGTATCTGTTTGGTGAGATCGAAGCCCAGGCGGATATCGAGGCGATCGCCTGTTTTGCCCAGCAGTTTTTGGCAAGCGACACGGGCTGGAGCACAGCCTCGGAGCGACCAAAGAGATTGTACGACAAAACCCTGGCACGGCTTCCCGCCTACAGGACGGAGGCCAAGACATGA
- a CDS encoding ABC transporter ATP-binding protein codes for MTGSPPLSRPFLCVRDLEYFALNGDLLVSGVSFDLQQGSILAIAGPNGAGKSTLLNLLSGCEPLALGEVFIGGASLRQMKAQDRAGHIALVSQQSSPDGRLRLQDYIALGQLPIAARRSAHQNSQAIEAILDLTGLTKMAHKPMAQLSGGERQRAHIARALAQEPKLLFLDEPTNHLDPDAKGRILSLVASLGITVVMVVHDLVMIPEFATHAALMKSTRLVAFGPAAEVLTPENVQATFGVSYLCFPHEGRMIPALDIRKTDFQNLKENSQ; via the coding sequence ATGACCGGATCGCCACCTTTATCGCGACCTTTTCTCTGTGTGCGCGACCTGGAGTATTTTGCCCTGAACGGAGACCTGCTGGTCTCGGGGGTTTCCTTTGATTTGCAGCAGGGTTCGATCCTCGCCATTGCCGGGCCAAATGGCGCCGGCAAATCGACCCTGCTGAACCTGCTCTCAGGATGTGAACCTCTGGCGCTTGGTGAGGTTTTCATAGGGGGTGCCAGCCTGCGCCAGATGAAAGCTCAGGATCGGGCAGGACACATTGCCCTTGTCAGCCAGCAAAGCTCCCCGGATGGGCGGCTGCGACTTCAGGACTATATTGCCCTAGGGCAACTGCCAATCGCGGCGCGCCGGTCCGCACATCAAAACAGCCAAGCCATCGAGGCCATTCTGGACCTCACAGGGCTTACGAAAATGGCGCATAAACCAATGGCACAGCTGTCAGGCGGGGAGCGCCAGCGTGCGCATATCGCCCGTGCCCTTGCGCAGGAGCCCAAGCTCTTGTTTCTCGATGAGCCGACCAACCACCTGGACCCGGATGCCAAAGGGCGCATTTTGTCCCTGGTTGCCTCTCTGGGCATCACCGTTGTCATGGTGGTGCATGATCTGGTGATGATCCCGGAATTTGCCACCCATGCGGCCTTGATGAAATCAACGCGGCTTGTGGCCTTTGGTCCCGCCGCCGAGGTCCTGACCCCTGAAAATGTCCAGGCGACCTTTGGGGTCAGCTATCTGTGCTTCCCCCATGAGGGCCGGATGATCCCTGCGCTCGATATTCGCAAAACAGACTTCCAAAATCTGAAGGAAAACTCACAATGA
- a CDS encoding ABC transporter substrate-binding protein, whose translation MKTLWSAALLLGAASSVAAHEVKVDNCGTPLVFETMPERLVVHDINMSEMAFALGLQDKMVGVTGISGWYKTSPTFDKDRGDIPELAPKYPSVENLVSASADLFFAGWYYGMKPGGDVTPDTLAPFGIKTMVLTESCVHLDKDRPAASMDLLFNDVLRLGKVMHVEDKAEALIAGWQQHLASIEARTAEFAKPRVFLLDGPADAPFTAGRFAIPDAMITAAGGASVTHDLDTSWGRTSWEAVAAANPEFLVLLDYQNGNGAADTFKFLQEHPVMAHTDAVKNERWVGLRYEELTPGPANIAAIEKMAKAMHPGLN comes from the coding sequence ATGAAAACTCTCTGGTCTGCTGCGCTCCTCCTTGGTGCTGCAAGTAGCGTCGCGGCACATGAAGTGAAGGTCGACAATTGCGGCACTCCACTGGTTTTTGAAACCATGCCGGAACGGCTGGTTGTGCATGACATCAATATGTCTGAAATGGCTTTTGCGCTTGGCCTGCAGGACAAGATGGTTGGCGTCACCGGCATCTCCGGATGGTATAAGACAAGCCCCACATTCGACAAAGATCGCGGCGATATCCCTGAACTTGCGCCCAAATATCCAAGCGTCGAAAATCTGGTCTCGGCCTCTGCTGATCTGTTTTTTGCCGGCTGGTACTACGGCATGAAGCCCGGTGGCGATGTGACCCCGGACACCCTGGCGCCCTTTGGTATCAAAACCATGGTCCTGACCGAAAGCTGCGTGCATCTGGACAAAGACCGCCCAGCGGCCAGTATGGATCTTTTGTTCAACGACGTTCTGCGGCTCGGCAAGGTCATGCATGTGGAAGACAAGGCAGAAGCCTTGATTGCAGGCTGGCAGCAGCACTTGGCCAGCATTGAAGCCAGAACCGCCGAATTCGCCAAACCGCGTGTTTTCCTGTTGGACGGACCCGCAGATGCGCCCTTCACGGCCGGCAGGTTTGCCATCCCTGACGCCATGATCACAGCTGCAGGTGGCGCCAGCGTAACCCATGATCTGGACACCAGTTGGGGGCGCACCTCCTGGGAGGCGGTTGCGGCCGCCAATCCAGAATTTCTGGTGTTGCTGGACTACCAGAACGGCAATGGCGCCGCAGATACCTTCAAGTTCCTGCAAGAGCACCCGGTTATGGCACATACCGATGCGGTCAAGAATGAGCGCTGGGTGGGGCTGCGGTATGAAGAGCTGACGCCTGGGCCGGCAAATATTGCAGCCATCGAGAAAATGGCCAAGGCAATGCATCCGGGCCTCAACTGA